Sequence from the Zeugodacus cucurbitae isolate PBARC_wt_2022May chromosome 5, idZeuCucr1.2, whole genome shotgun sequence genome:
GAGAAACAGTGGAGGATCTCTCCTGCATTGACAAGGCAAAGGCTCCAACACCTTGGGGGCCCCACTGTATGAGAATCTGGAATAGGTATCGTTAGTAAAACATCAGAACCTACTAAAATTTGcgacaagcgcaggcatcctaaaggaaaACTACTTCTCTTTGGccaaccagactaacctaacgtAATACAATCTTAATATAAATACCAAAAGTTTCATTCTAACTTtccctaatgtttttattattcgacaaatgaatgcttttaaaagttttaagaaGACTTCCAACGTCTCGTggattttttaagaaatgtttacGTGTCAAAAGATCACACAGTTGTTTGAAATTGAGTGACTGGGGCGATTATTACTAAAAactctttttaataatttcagattaGAGAAAATTTTGTTCTCAGAACCGAAAACATGAAATTCATTACGGTTACGTAGAATAAATCGTCTAGAGAACTCATATAATTAGAATGCTCAATCATAAGTTAACTAGATTTAGACATAACAGATTGAACTGCGACATAACAGTacacttcaaaaaataaaagtatttataaaaaagataTAAGCAGTCCCAAATGAGTACTTTAAACCTACGTTAacgctttaaatattttccattttattttaatattataactatttatttataagaaaaacttTCTCCACAATTCGTAATtcagattttatattcaatcatatattacatatacgtAATCATTACGATTGTAATACATCAAAAGTCCACTTCACGTATTTAACGCTCACTGGGTGCATTTCATTTCTAGTAGCTATGGCTTGCTAAGCAACCCTGTGCAATGTTTTCATTGAACTGTCAACTGGATCAGTAGCCAACACAGCTGCTGAAGTTTTGCTATTTGAGAATTTTACAcaagaatttcattaatttcacgcAAAAGGAATTGTTAAAATGGTGATACAACAATTGAAAGCAGTGGTGCTAAGCATTATCAAGTTATTTAGGCGTATGATGTGTTGTTTTTCATTTGGGCGACGGCGTAAACCCAGCTTTTCCGAAccaatggaaataaaaatagttgttgACGGGGGACAAGCGACACTACCGGTGGGGGCGCAGTCGCCGAATTCTACACGGTtaacacaaacaacacaacacgtaaAGAATCTAATATAGTTAAAGTGCACAGTTAAATAACACATACACAATATTGTTTGTACAGGTGGATAGAGACTGGAACACTTGGGATGATAGTCCGCGTACGGTCACAGAGCATATAGAACAGTATCGGCAGAGGCTAGCCAAACCGCCAACGCCACCACCAGCAGAACAAGAACCAGATTTCTTCACAGTAATACATTCATTCTTACAAGTAAACTAGAATTTCTGTATACATGTATTTGATTTATAGGAATTAGCGCCCGTCATAAAACCACAACCTAAATATTACCTCGGTGACGATAGCGCTGATAAAGCGAATTTTTCAAGATTAAAAGCTACAACCGATGTGCCAATCGCAATGAATGtaataataacacaaacaaaattgaaatgagAAAACCAAGCTAATATGTATTTCAACACTTTCAGGCTGATCTTGAAGACTGGGTAGACGATTCCGTCGATGGCGGCTGGGATGAATTGGACACAGAGCAAACTAAGCAACTGATACGTGAAAATCGTCGACAAATGCGTCAGCAACGTCAACAGAAAACCGCCAAAACTGCCGGAATTGAAGCCACACAAATGGCGCGTAGTGCCCAGCATAGTCGTACATAGTATAGGTGGTCATCACGGGATCACTATGATAACTATGAATTGCATATACTGACATAGGGAACTCGAGTACAATTTGagtgtatgttttttttatttttaattagtttagttAACGCCGTTGTAAATACACTATTGGTAGGTGTAAACACAgcgacacacacaaacacaccacTAAACGCAATATAAAAGTGCAAGTGTGATTCTGATTTTATGACTGCTTATTATTGTTATAGTAAATTTATGCATAAGgaattgtaatataaaaaaattgataaattacaTTCCTAAATAaagtgcaatttttatttatttacgaaaaaTAATACTATAGTTTGAAATGCATGCTGATATTCTAAAAGGTGTTGTTCAATTCATATAAACAGCGTAAATAAGCATAATAGTTAAGTAATGTGTATTTGatgttattattaatttgctGTACAAACtgattttcaaaactaaaactACATATATGTTGTAAATGTTTGTAACTTAAACTATaggctaaaaaaaaattttaatatatttaagtacataaataaaagtatttggAGTTATAAATGggaaacaaattgttttttgttggctATAAATCCAGGTCTGCTAGAGTTCCGAACCACCGAGTATGATGTAAATGGAAAATGATGGATCCTTGCTTGTTTGTGACAGGTACGGTATATgtgaatacagttgaacttcctaaCCCGAATCCACATTATCTACCAAAAAGTTCCGAGTTACGGAgagtaatttatatgaaattcgacttctattgccaattcaagagttcgagttaaggcgatcttcgacttatagaagttcgagttatggaagttccactgtatatataacaaatttttcgtTGCACAAAATTGTTTTCGGAAATGCGAAATTTTGTCACCCATACATTTGTCGGTCTTAGGTATTTTCATGCACAACTACTTGGCAAGAAATTATTTCCTTAGTTTTGCTGTGAAGTGAAGTGTAACAACTTGCGGTTTGAGCGCAATAAATCAAATGACGACAAAAGTAGCCGGTAGTGCAACTGTAGATTTGGTCCATGAAATCTGTGCAGCCTTTATAAAAGCAGCAAGTGTTGTTACAATTTCTTCACTCACTTTTGGAGAACAGTTAGCAATGGTATGTATTTTCATAAGCACTAAGCTTAACACAATAATATTCGGTTAAAATATTACAGTGCCACTTACCTTTGTTGTTGATACTACCGCTTTCCACGTTAGCGCTGTCACTATGTGCCGGCCAAGCATTGCAGCcagatatacaaaatatatgggAGTCTTTTGCACCAGGCGAACTATTACGCCTCTTGGAAGATGCTACATACACAACACCGTTTAAATATAACGTCATAGCACAACGGCGTTCAGATGTGGAGAATGCACCAACACCGGATGGCACAATTTATTCAACACCGGCGTCAATACACAAGCGTGCTGATACAGCAACCGACAATATACAATACACCGCTGAAGATCAATTAAATGCACCCTCAAGTGATGAATTCAACTATGACCAGGCTTATGAAGAATTTGTGCGCAAATATTTTGGTGATAAACTAGCAGAAGACAGCGATTCAAATGAAAAGCATGAAGCAGCACTTGATGCGGAAGAAAGCGAAGAAGCGGAACAATTGGAAACGGAACACGATGATTCAACGGAAACGGAACTTTTGACAGAGGAAACGAAAAATCGCACACAACGTAAGACAAAAGAGAAATGCCGACATATCAAAAAGAAAAAGCAGAATTGTCTGATTTGCGAGAATGCACGCACAGGCGAGAAGTCGGAAACATGCTCCTTCTCGCGTGCAAGTGAACCGCAGCGTTATGCTTTCGAAAAAGAAACTAGTTACAAAAAGCAACGTGATGCTGACGAGCCTACAACGCAAAGCGGCGAGCAAACGTCTTCGGAAGAAGCAGAAGTGGCGGAAACAGCGCCAATTGTCAAAAAAGTTGACCAGAAAGCTCTTCTAGGCAAGCGCAAGCACGAGAAACCGCCAAAAGATAGCAGCACTTGCTTGCAATTGATCAAAGAAGGCAAGATTTGCTATCAGTGCGTCGATAGTGACGGCACCTCCACCAAATGTTATGTGCCCCGTAAAACAACAAGTAACGACAGCAAAAATAGGCAGCGACCGGCCAAAGACAACGAGCACAAAGTG
This genomic interval carries:
- the LOC105219222 gene encoding uncharacterized protein LOC105219222, with protein sequence MVIQQLKAVVLSIIKLFRRMMCCFSFGRRRKPSFSEPMEIKIVVDGGQATLPVGAQSPNSTRLTQTTQHVDRDWNTWDDSPRTVTEHIEQYRQRLAKPPTPPPAEQEPDFFTELAPVIKPQPKYYLGDDSADKANFSRLKATTDVPIAMNADLEDWVDDSVDGGWDELDTEQTKQLIRENRRQMRQQRQQKTAKTAGIEATQMARSAQHSRT
- the LOC105219223 gene encoding uncharacterized protein LOC105219223; the encoded protein is MTTKVAGSATVDLVHEICAAFIKAASVVTISSLTFGEQLAMCHLPLLLILPLSTLALSLCAGQALQPDIQNIWESFAPGELLRLLEDATYTTPFKYNVIAQRRSDVENAPTPDGTIYSTPASIHKRADTATDNIQYTAEDQLNAPSSDEFNYDQAYEEFVRKYFGDKLAEDSDSNEKHEAALDAEESEEAEQLETEHDDSTETELLTEETKNRTQRKTKEKCRHIKKKKQNCLICENARTGEKSETCSFSRASEPQRYAFEKETSYKKQRDADEPTTQSGEQTSSEEAEVAETAPIVKKVDQKALLGKRKHEKPPKDSSTCLQLIKEGKICYQCVDSDGTSTKCYVPRKTTSNDSKNRQRPAKDNEHKVQKAQQRIYKRTISYSFEKGTNGTMDNEPTIAVTQLQNATVANSAPHLKQKIFIKVVKQNETIAE